One region of Mycolicibacterium insubricum genomic DNA includes:
- a CDS encoding FtsW/RodA/SpoVE family cell cycle protein: protein MTTEPQSPVAVVPPPPNRRNTELVLLCLAAVLAAVALLNVELNQDRALGPNIITFPLAFLVLFGAAHLAVRRFAPHADPVLLPVVTAINGLGLVLIHRLDLGDPTANPTAGHQLLWTAVGLTGFVVVLVRLNDHRKLARYGYVCGFTGLILLIVPALLPALYSEQNGAKIWVQFKGFSIQPAEFSKILLLIFFAAVLVSKRNVFTSAGKHVLGMDLPRPRDLAPLLAAWILAVGVMVLERDLGTSLLLYASFLTVVYIATDRLSWVVIGLALFAGGSIIAYHLFNHVRVRVQNWLDPFADPDSGYQMMQSLFSFATGGVFGTGLGNGQPNTVPAASTDFIIAVVGEELGLVGLAGVLMLYAILIVRGLRTALAVRDSFGKLLAAGLAATVGIQLFIVVGGVTKLIPLTGLTTPWMSYGGSSLVANYLLLAILIRISHAARRPIGEVGTPAATPIAAAPTEVLGRT from the coding sequence GTGACTACCGAGCCGCAGTCTCCGGTGGCGGTCGTCCCGCCCCCACCGAACCGCCGCAACACCGAGCTGGTGCTGCTGTGCTTGGCCGCCGTGCTCGCCGCCGTCGCCCTGCTCAACGTCGAACTCAACCAGGACCGGGCCCTCGGCCCGAACATCATCACCTTCCCGCTGGCCTTCCTGGTGCTCTTCGGCGCGGCTCACCTGGCTGTGCGACGGTTTGCCCCGCACGCCGATCCCGTGCTGCTTCCGGTCGTCACCGCGATCAACGGCCTGGGCCTGGTACTGATCCACCGGCTGGACCTCGGTGACCCGACGGCGAACCCGACGGCCGGGCACCAACTGCTGTGGACCGCCGTCGGGCTGACCGGCTTCGTCGTCGTGCTCGTCCGGCTCAACGACCACCGCAAACTTGCGCGGTACGGGTACGTGTGCGGATTCACCGGGCTGATCCTGCTGATCGTGCCGGCGCTGCTCCCCGCTCTCTACTCCGAACAGAACGGCGCCAAGATTTGGGTGCAGTTCAAAGGCTTTTCCATCCAGCCGGCCGAGTTCTCCAAGATTCTGCTGCTGATCTTCTTCGCCGCCGTGCTGGTCTCCAAGCGCAACGTTTTCACCAGTGCCGGCAAACACGTACTGGGTATGGATCTGCCCCGCCCGCGCGACCTGGCGCCGCTGCTGGCCGCCTGGATTCTGGCCGTCGGCGTGATGGTGCTGGAGCGGGACCTGGGTACCTCGCTGCTGCTGTACGCGTCGTTCCTGACCGTCGTGTACATCGCCACCGACCGGCTCAGCTGGGTGGTGATCGGCCTCGCGTTGTTTGCCGGCGGCAGCATCATCGCCTACCACCTGTTCAACCACGTGCGGGTGCGGGTGCAGAACTGGCTGGATCCGTTCGCCGATCCGGACAGCGGCTACCAGATGATGCAGTCGCTGTTCAGCTTCGCCACCGGCGGGGTGTTCGGCACCGGACTGGGCAACGGCCAGCCCAACACCGTCCCGGCCGCCAGCACCGATTTCATCATCGCGGTGGTCGGTGAGGAGCTCGGCCTGGTCGGGCTGGCCGGCGTGCTGATGCTCTACGCCATCCTGATCGTCCGCGGGCTGCGCACCGCGCTGGCGGTCCGCGACAGCTTCGGCAAGCTGCTGGCCGCCGGCCTGGCCGCCACTGTCGGAATCCAGCTGTTCATCGTCGTCGGCGGCGTCACCAAGCTGATCCCGTTGACCGGGCTGACCACGCCGTGGATGTCCTACGGCGGCTCGTCACTGGTAGCCAACTACCTGCTGCTGGCCATCCTGATCCGGATCAGCCACGCCGCCCGCCGGCCGATCGGTGAGGTCGGCACCCCGGCCGCCACGCCCATCGCGGCCGCCCCGACCGAGGTGCTGGGCAGAACATGA
- the pbpA gene encoding D,D-transpeptidase PbpA gives MNTAVRRVALMIMGLIVLLLLNATFTQVFNADGLRADPRNQRVLLDEYSRQRGQITAGGQLMAYSESTDNRYRFLRSYPNPLVYAPVTGFYSLSYSSTGLERAEDAILNGSDQRLFGQRLVDFFTARDPRGGNVDTTIVPEVQQAAWQAMQQGCNGPCKGAVVALEPSTGKILALVSSPSYDPNPLASHNEAEQSAAWEALQKDPASPMTNRAIAETYPPGSTFKVVVTAAALESGISVNEQLTSAPSIQLPDSNSRLENFAGTPCGPGPTASLHDAFAKSCNTAFVQLGTRLGTDALRRAATAFGLDSPTEPIPLQVAGSTVGAIPDAAALAMSSIGQKDVALTPLQNAQVAAAVANGGLMMKPYLVADLKGPDRVSLQATTPTEQRRAVSPDVATKLTDLMVAAEQSTQQTGAIPGVQIASKTGTAEHGTDPRHTPPHAWYIAFAPARAPKVAVAVVVEDGGQRLSATGGAVAAPIGRAVIAAALQGGT, from the coding sequence ATGAACACCGCCGTGCGTCGCGTCGCCCTGATGATCATGGGACTGATCGTCCTGCTGCTGCTCAACGCCACCTTCACCCAGGTGTTCAACGCCGACGGGCTGCGCGCGGATCCGCGTAACCAGCGGGTGCTGCTCGACGAGTACTCGCGCCAGCGCGGGCAGATCACCGCCGGCGGGCAGCTGATGGCGTACTCGGAGTCCACCGACAACCGCTACCGGTTCCTGCGCTCCTACCCCAATCCCCTGGTCTACGCACCGGTGACGGGTTTCTATTCGCTCAGCTACTCCAGCACCGGCCTGGAACGCGCCGAGGACGCCATCCTCAACGGTTCCGACCAGCGGCTATTCGGCCAGCGGCTGGTGGACTTCTTCACCGCCCGGGATCCGCGCGGCGGCAACGTCGACACCACGATCGTGCCGGAGGTCCAGCAGGCGGCCTGGCAGGCCATGCAGCAGGGCTGCAACGGCCCGTGCAAGGGCGCCGTCGTCGCGCTCGAGCCGTCCACCGGCAAGATCCTGGCGCTGGTGTCCTCACCGTCCTACGACCCCAATCCGCTGGCCTCCCACAACGAAGCGGAGCAGTCCGCCGCCTGGGAAGCCCTGCAGAAAGATCCGGCCTCCCCGATGACCAACCGGGCCATCGCCGAGACCTACCCGCCGGGGTCCACGTTCAAGGTGGTGGTGACCGCGGCCGCCCTGGAGTCCGGGATCTCCGTCAACGAGCAACTGACCTCGGCGCCGTCCATCCAGCTGCCCGACTCCAACTCTCGCCTGGAGAACTTCGCCGGAACCCCGTGCGGTCCGGGCCCGACGGCGTCGCTGCACGACGCGTTCGCGAAGTCCTGCAACACCGCCTTCGTTCAGCTGGGCACCCGCCTCGGAACCGACGCCCTGCGCCGGGCGGCGACCGCCTTCGGGCTCGACTCCCCCACCGAGCCGATTCCCCTGCAGGTCGCCGGTTCGACCGTCGGGGCGATCCCGGACGCCGCGGCGCTGGCGATGTCGAGCATCGGCCAGAAGGACGTCGCACTGACCCCGCTGCAGAACGCGCAGGTGGCCGCCGCGGTGGCCAACGGCGGGCTGATGATGAAGCCGTATCTGGTGGCCGACCTGAAGGGTCCCGACCGGGTCAGCCTGCAGGCCACCACCCCGACCGAGCAGCGGCGTGCAGTTTCTCCGGATGTCGCGACTAAGCTAACTGATTTGATGGTCGCCGCCGAACAGTCCACCCAGCAAACCGGGGCCATCCCGGGTGTCCAGATCGCGTCCAAAACCGGCACCGCCGAACACGGAACCGATCCGCGGCACACCCCACCGCACGCCTGGTACATCGCGTTCGCGCCGGCCCGGGCACCGAAGGTCGCGGTGGCAGTGGTGGTCGAAGACGGCGGCCAACGACTGTCGGCCACCGGAGGGGCGGTGGCCGCACCGATCGGCCGTGCCGTGATCGCGGCGGCACTGCAGGGAGGAACATGA
- a CDS encoding serine/threonine-protein kinase, translating into MSPRVGVTLSGRYRLQRLIATGGMGQVWEAVDSRLGRRVAVKVLKAEYSSDPEFVERFRSEARTVARLNHPGIAGVHDYGETDMDGEGRTAYLVMELVNGEPLNSVLKRTGRLSLRHALDMLEQTGRALQVAHTAGLVHRDVKPGNIMITPTGQVKLTDFGIAKAVDAAPVTQTGMVMGTAQYIAPEQALGHDATPASDVYSLGVVGYEALSGRRPFTGDGALTVAMKHIKEPPPPLPADLPPNVRELIEITLSKNPGARYRNGGSFADAVAAVRAGRRPPRTNAAPAIGRATPAAIPGSGPHRAVAEARPVADTRSGSTAMRPRSGAGSARRPAPPPKRGFSSGQRALLWSAGVLGALAIIIAVIILAQFKGNQGEQGGNRSTVTQTETPPPQTSEPAPAHPSGWTTGHPEQGSTLLLATAVPLLHPGTDEIAT; encoded by the coding sequence GTGAGCCCCCGCGTCGGAGTGACGCTCTCCGGCCGGTACCGGCTCCAGCGTCTGATCGCCACCGGCGGCATGGGCCAGGTCTGGGAGGCCGTCGACTCCCGGCTGGGCCGGCGCGTCGCCGTCAAGGTTCTCAAGGCCGAGTACTCCTCGGACCCCGAGTTCGTCGAGCGGTTCCGCTCCGAGGCCCGCACCGTCGCGCGGCTCAACCACCCGGGCATCGCCGGCGTGCATGACTACGGCGAGACCGATATGGACGGCGAGGGCCGCACCGCCTATCTGGTGATGGAACTGGTCAACGGCGAGCCGCTGAACTCCGTGCTCAAGCGCACCGGCCGGCTGTCCCTGCGGCACGCCCTGGACATGCTGGAGCAGACCGGACGCGCCCTGCAGGTCGCGCACACCGCCGGCCTGGTGCACCGCGACGTCAAGCCGGGCAACATCATGATCACCCCGACCGGCCAGGTGAAGCTGACCGACTTCGGCATCGCCAAGGCCGTCGACGCCGCCCCGGTCACCCAAACCGGCATGGTGATGGGCACCGCCCAGTACATCGCCCCCGAACAGGCCCTCGGACACGATGCCACTCCGGCCTCCGACGTCTACTCCCTCGGCGTGGTCGGCTACGAGGCGCTGTCGGGCCGACGACCGTTCACCGGCGACGGCGCGCTGACGGTGGCGATGAAGCACATCAAGGAGCCGCCCCCGCCGCTGCCCGCCGACCTGCCGCCCAACGTCCGCGAACTCATCGAGATCACGCTGTCGAAGAACCCGGGCGCCCGCTACCGCAACGGCGGCAGCTTCGCCGACGCGGTCGCGGCCGTGCGGGCCGGCCGTCGTCCGCCGCGGACGAACGCCGCCCCGGCGATCGGGCGTGCCACGCCGGCCGCCATCCCGGGCAGCGGCCCGCACCGAGCGGTCGCCGAGGCCCGGCCGGTGGCCGACACCCGCAGCGGCAGTACGGCGATGCGGCCGCGCTCGGGAGCCGGCAGCGCGCGCCGGCCCGCTCCCCCGCCCAAACGCGGATTCTCCTCGGGTCAGCGGGCTCTGCTGTGGTCGGCCGGCGTGCTCGGCGCGCTGGCCATCATCATCGCGGTGATCATCCTGGCGCAGTTCAAGGGCAATCAGGGCGAGCAGGGCGGCAACCGGTCCACCGTCACCCAGACCGAGACGCCTCCCCCTCAGACGTCCGAACCCGCGCCCGCGCACCCGTCGGGTTGGACGACCGGGCATCCTGAGCAGGGCAGCACCCTGCTCCTGGCAACTGCGGTGCCGCTCCTGCACCCCGGCACCGACGAGATAGCGACATGA
- the pknB gene encoding Stk1 family PASTA domain-containing Ser/Thr kinase: protein MTTPQHLSDRYELGEILGFGGMSEVHLARDTRLHRDVAVKVLRADLARDPSFYLRFRREAQNAAALNHPAIVAVYDTGEAETSAGPLPYIVMEYVDGVTLRDIVHTEGPIPSQRAIEIIADACQALNFSHQHGIIHRDVKPANIMISKNKAVKVMDFGIARALADSSNVTQTAAVIGTAQYLSPEQARGESVDARSDVYSLGCVLYEILTGEPPFVGDTPVAVAYQHVREDPVPPSHRNPEISPYLDAIVLKALAKNPENRYQTAAEMRADLIRVHSGHAPEAPKVLTDAERSSILSAPSPARSVLAERTDELPRQGTSAARRQSVTRWLVGVAILTVLTVVVTLGINVLGGNTREVQIPQVQGQSRDAATATLQNLGFKITIQQKPDNKQAPDQVIDTDPPANTSVRAGSEVTINVSTGPQQQEVPDLVGRTYAEAVQALQGKGFTRFTRAEVPSTPELKDKVVNTNPPAEQTSAITNEITINIGTGPATKEVPDLRGRTADVAQQNLTVYGFTRTTQVPVDNPAPAGQIVGTTPPAGSNVPLDTVIELQISRGNQFVMPDLTGRFWVDAEPLLRALGWTGSLDKGNDVSNSGQKTNAVVTQNPPAGAGVNFGANIYATFAS, encoded by the coding sequence ATGACCACGCCCCAGCACCTGTCCGACCGCTACGAGCTCGGCGAGATCCTCGGCTTCGGCGGTATGTCGGAAGTCCACCTGGCCCGCGACACCCGCCTGCACCGCGACGTCGCCGTCAAGGTGCTGCGTGCCGACCTGGCCCGCGACCCGAGTTTCTATCTGCGCTTCCGCCGCGAGGCGCAGAACGCGGCCGCGCTGAACCATCCCGCCATCGTCGCCGTCTACGACACCGGGGAGGCCGAGACCTCGGCCGGGCCGCTGCCCTACATCGTGATGGAGTACGTCGACGGGGTCACCCTGCGCGACATCGTGCACACCGAGGGCCCGATCCCGTCGCAGCGGGCGATCGAAATCATCGCCGACGCCTGCCAGGCGCTGAACTTCAGCCACCAGCACGGCATCATCCACCGTGACGTCAAGCCGGCCAACATCATGATCAGCAAGAACAAAGCGGTCAAGGTGATGGACTTCGGTATCGCGCGGGCGCTGGCCGACTCCAGCAATGTCACCCAGACCGCCGCGGTGATCGGCACCGCGCAGTATCTGTCCCCCGAGCAGGCCCGCGGCGAGTCCGTCGACGCCCGCTCCGACGTCTACTCGCTGGGCTGCGTGCTCTACGAAATCCTCACCGGGGAGCCGCCGTTCGTCGGTGACACCCCCGTCGCGGTGGCCTATCAGCACGTCCGCGAGGATCCGGTGCCGCCGTCGCACCGCAATCCCGAGATCTCGCCCTATCTGGACGCCATCGTGCTGAAGGCACTGGCGAAGAACCCGGAGAACCGGTACCAGACGGCCGCGGAGATGCGCGCCGACCTGATCCGGGTGCACAGCGGCCACGCGCCCGAGGCACCGAAGGTGCTCACCGACGCCGAGCGGTCCTCCATCCTGTCCGCACCGTCGCCGGCACGGTCGGTGCTCGCCGAACGCACCGACGAGCTGCCCCGGCAGGGCACGTCGGCCGCACGCCGCCAGTCGGTGACCCGCTGGCTGGTCGGCGTCGCGATCCTGACCGTGCTGACCGTCGTCGTCACCCTCGGGATCAACGTGCTGGGCGGCAATACCCGCGAGGTGCAGATCCCCCAGGTCCAGGGGCAGAGCCGCGATGCGGCCACCGCCACCCTGCAGAACCTCGGTTTCAAGATCACCATCCAGCAGAAGCCGGACAACAAGCAGGCTCCCGACCAGGTGATCGACACCGACCCGCCGGCCAACACCTCGGTGCGCGCGGGCAGCGAGGTCACCATCAACGTGTCCACCGGGCCGCAGCAGCAGGAGGTGCCCGATCTGGTCGGGCGCACCTACGCCGAGGCCGTACAGGCGTTGCAGGGCAAGGGTTTCACCCGGTTCACCCGGGCTGAGGTGCCGTCCACCCCGGAGCTCAAGGACAAGGTGGTCAACACCAATCCCCCGGCGGAGCAGACCTCGGCGATCACCAATGAGATCACCATCAACATCGGCACCGGCCCGGCCACCAAGGAGGTGCCGGATCTGCGCGGCCGGACGGCGGATGTCGCCCAGCAGAACCTGACGGTGTACGGGTTCACCCGGACAACCCAGGTTCCCGTCGACAACCCGGCACCGGCCGGTCAGATCGTCGGCACCACCCCGCCTGCGGGATCCAACGTCCCACTGGACACCGTGATCGAGCTGCAGATCTCCCGCGGTAACCAGTTCGTCATGCCGGATCTGACCGGCAGGTTCTGGGTCGACGCCGAGCCGCTGCTGCGGGCCCTGGGTTGGACCGGCAGCCTGGACAAGGGCAATGACGTGTCCAACAGCGGGCAGAAGACCAACGCCGTGGTGACGCAGAATCCGCCCGCGGGTGCCGGCGTCAACTTCGGCGCGAACATCTACGCGACGTTCGCCTCCTAG
- a CDS encoding aminodeoxychorismate/anthranilate synthase component II — MEILVVDNYDSFVFNLVQYLGQLGVTAQVWRNDDERLTGEAAVTRVAEEFDGVLLSPGPGTPERAGASIALVRACAQTETPLLGVCLGHQAIGVAFGATVDRAPELLHGKTSTVFHSDTGVLEGLPNPFTATRYHSLTILPDTVPAELEVIAHTEGGVIMAVRHRSLPIHGVQFHPESILTEGGHRMLANWLGYCGQRPSEALVAELETTLAATVRDATARA; from the coding sequence GTGGAAATTCTCGTCGTCGATAACTACGACAGCTTCGTCTTCAACCTGGTGCAGTACCTCGGGCAGCTGGGTGTGACGGCGCAGGTCTGGCGCAACGACGACGAGCGGCTGACCGGTGAGGCCGCGGTGACCCGCGTTGCCGAGGAGTTCGACGGGGTGCTGCTCAGCCCGGGGCCGGGTACCCCGGAGCGCGCCGGAGCCTCCATCGCCCTGGTGCGGGCCTGCGCGCAGACCGAGACCCCGCTGCTCGGCGTGTGCCTGGGACACCAGGCGATCGGTGTGGCCTTCGGGGCGACCGTCGACCGCGCCCCGGAACTTCTGCACGGCAAGACCAGCACGGTGTTCCACTCGGACACCGGTGTGCTGGAAGGACTTCCGAATCCGTTCACCGCGACTCGGTATCACTCGCTGACCATCCTGCCGGACACCGTGCCGGCCGAACTGGAGGTCATCGCGCACACCGAGGGCGGGGTGATCATGGCGGTCCGGCATCGGAGCCTTCCGATCCACGGTGTGCAGTTCCACCCGGAGTCGATCCTCACCGAGGGGGGCCACCGGATGCTGGCCAACTGGCTCGGCTACTGCGGGCAGCGCCCGAGCGAGGCGCTGGTCGCCGAGCTGGAGACCACCCTGGCGGCCACCGTGCGGGACGCCACCGCGCGCGCCTGA
- a CDS encoding DUF881 domain-containing protein, translating into MIRLSRPGWNLGVPVVCLLAGLLLAATHGLSAGADIRRSDAPRLVDMVRDTQTSVDALLARRDRLATEIDSVHGGSPDAALSAMQTRVTALALEAGLTPVRGPGLVVTLTDAQRDANGRFPRDASPDDLVVHQQDISAVLNALWSAGAEAIQMQDQRLIATSAPRCVGNTLLLNGRTYSPPYTISAIGDVPAMQAALAAAPLVTLYRQYVVRFGLGYREEARGTLELVGHTGPVQPSHAQPIGPIPY; encoded by the coding sequence ATGATTCGCCTGTCGCGCCCCGGCTGGAATCTGGGGGTTCCGGTGGTGTGTCTGCTGGCCGGGCTGCTGCTCGCGGCTACTCACGGGCTGTCCGCGGGCGCCGACATCCGGCGCAGTGACGCACCGCGGCTGGTGGACATGGTCCGTGACACCCAGACGTCGGTCGATGCGCTGTTAGCCCGTCGCGACCGGCTGGCCACCGAGATCGACAGCGTGCACGGCGGCTCCCCCGACGCGGCGCTGTCGGCCATGCAGACCCGGGTCACGGCGCTGGCGCTGGAGGCCGGTCTCACGCCGGTCCGCGGCCCGGGCCTGGTGGTGACACTGACCGACGCCCAGCGCGACGCCAACGGCCGGTTCCCCCGCGACGCCTCCCCCGACGACCTGGTGGTCCACCAGCAGGACATCTCCGCCGTCCTCAACGCCCTGTGGAGCGCGGGCGCCGAGGCCATCCAGATGCAGGACCAGCGGCTGATCGCCACCTCCGCGCCGCGCTGCGTCGGCAACACCTTGCTGCTCAACGGCCGCACGTACAGCCCGCCGTACACGATCTCGGCCATCGGTGACGTGCCGGCGATGCAGGCGGCGTTGGCCGCGGCGCCGCTGGTCACGCTGTACCGGCAGTACGTCGTGCGATTCGGGCTCGGCTACCGCGAGGAAGCCCGCGGCACGCTGGAGCTCGTCGGCCACACCGGTCCGGTCCAGCCGTCCCACGCCCAACCGATCGGGCCCATCCCCTACTGA
- the crgA gene encoding cell division protein CrgA, with amino-acid sequence MPKSKVRKKSDFTVRPVSRTPVKVKSGPSSVWFVVLFIGLMLGGLLWLAVFQLAATGYDVPHALQWMADLNAWNYAIAFAMMITGLLLTMRWR; translated from the coding sequence ATGCCCAAGTCCAAGGTCCGCAAGAAGTCAGACTTCACCGTCAGGCCGGTGAGCCGCACCCCGGTGAAGGTGAAGAGCGGACCGTCCAGCGTCTGGTTCGTGGTGCTGTTCATCGGGCTGATGCTGGGTGGCCTGCTGTGGCTGGCCGTCTTCCAGCTGGCGGCCACCGGATACGACGTTCCGCACGCCCTGCAGTGGATGGCGGATCTCAACGCCTGGAACTACGCGATCGCCTTCGCGATGATGATCACGGGTTTGCTGCTCACCATGCGGTGGCGGTGA
- a CDS encoding PH domain-containing protein, whose amino-acid sequence MADFQQTQWGPTTGSLATLAVAGAALLTAAVMLVTDLPGRVLLVTAGTGIVLFACFTWRARPKLAITDDGLALRGWFRTFIVTRADLALLRITEFRRLGRSQRMLELETTDDQLRVFTRWDLGVDPLEVLDALTAAGYSAPRH is encoded by the coding sequence ATGGCTGATTTCCAGCAAACTCAGTGGGGCCCGACGACGGGCAGCCTCGCAACCCTCGCCGTGGCCGGCGCAGCCCTGCTTACCGCAGCTGTGATGCTGGTCACAGACCTGCCCGGGCGGGTACTGCTCGTTACCGCGGGTACCGGAATCGTATTGTTTGCGTGCTTCACCTGGCGGGCCCGGCCGAAGCTGGCAATCACCGACGACGGGCTCGCCCTGCGCGGCTGGTTTCGCACCTTCATCGTGACGCGCGCCGACCTCGCACTGCTGCGGATCACCGAGTTCCGACGCCTCGGCCGCAGCCAGCGAATGCTGGAGCTGGAAACCACCGACGATCAGCTGCGCGTCTTCACCCGGTGGGATCTGGGCGTCGACCCGCTCGAGGTTCTCGACGCGCTCACCGCCGCCGGCTACTCCGCGCCCCGCCACTGA
- a CDS encoding peptidylprolyl isomerase — translation MADCETVTSPIQTATATLHTNRGDIKIALFGNHAPKTVGNFTGLAQGTKEYSTENATGGSSGPFYDGAVFHRVIDGFMIQGGDPTGTGRGGPGYRFADEFHPELSFDKPYLLAMANAGPGTNGSQFFITVGKTPHLNRKHTIFGEVVDPESQKVVDAIAGTAVDRNDRPLEPVVIESITIS, via the coding sequence GTGGCAGACTGTGAAACCGTGACCAGTCCCATTCAGACCGCAACCGCGACGCTGCACACCAATCGCGGTGACATCAAGATCGCGCTGTTCGGCAACCACGCCCCCAAGACCGTCGGGAACTTCACCGGCCTGGCCCAGGGCACCAAGGAATACAGCACCGAGAACGCCACCGGCGGCAGCTCGGGACCGTTCTACGACGGCGCCGTCTTCCACCGCGTCATCGACGGCTTCATGATCCAGGGCGGCGACCCGACCGGCACCGGCCGCGGTGGCCCGGGCTACCGGTTCGCCGACGAGTTCCACCCGGAACTGTCCTTCGACAAGCCCTACCTGCTGGCGATGGCCAACGCCGGACCGGGCACCAACGGTTCGCAGTTCTTCATCACCGTCGGCAAGACCCCGCACCTCAACCGCAAGCACACCATCTTCGGTGAGGTCGTCGACCCCGAGTCGCAGAAGGTCGTCGACGCCATCGCCGGCACCGCCGTCGACCGCAACGACCGGCCGCTGGAGCCGGTGGTGATCGAGTCGATCACCATCTCCTAG
- the cwsA gene encoding cell wall synthesis protein CwsA, with product MSSTADESLTPGRRLARGLAYTAVGPLDIGRGVLGLGVASTRSAAANARLQVERARLRRQLAAAQEALSDDIAATQEAVAELPAAIVRIGKSHRARRIGLITGIAVVTLAGGAVAFSIIRRSMQPDPSALPPSVEVDPHP from the coding sequence ATGAGTTCCACCGCTGACGAATCGCTGACCCCGGGCCGGCGCCTGGCCCGGGGCCTGGCCTACACCGCGGTCGGTCCGCTCGACATCGGCCGGGGTGTGCTGGGCTTGGGTGTCGCGTCCACCCGCTCCGCGGCGGCCAATGCGCGTCTGCAGGTCGAGCGGGCCCGCCTGCGCCGCCAGCTGGCCGCAGCCCAGGAGGCTCTGTCCGACGACATCGCCGCCACCCAGGAGGCCGTCGCGGAACTGCCCGCGGCGATTGTGCGGATCGGCAAGTCGCACCGGGCCCGCCGGATCGGCCTGATCACCGGTATCGCCGTGGTCACGCTGGCCGGGGGAGCGGTGGCGTTCTCCATCATCCGTCGTTCGATGCAGCCGGACCCGTCGGCGCTGCCGCCCAGCGTCGAGGTCGACCCACACCCGTAG
- a CDS encoding glycosyltransferase 87 family protein, with protein sequence MQPLRTSPGRRDRWPLIGVCAAFVVATIAGLAFHTWVGFLDLEVYRAGARTILAGYPLYATDPLIAGPQGLGFTYPPSAALAFVPLAVLPTTAAQALFFLSSLGCLGAVLWIVCKRLRPELDRLTTLTVVIAMVTLFEFIEPVRSTLSFGQVNLVLMAAVVFDTLTRARHWPRGMLIGIAMAIKLTPAVFLLFFLLRRDWRALATALASAAATVGAGWLILPADSAQYWLQTVRDTRRIGSSWFANNQSFNGMLTRLPLPEAWQSGLWIALSAVALLLAVRWMRRLLEAGQPVTAVLVNAALVLLVSPISWNHHWVWIAPALLVAGNAVVEGARSPWLVGTVALAVVVFTVGPSERMPMMNDRELHWSWWQHVVGNSYPLLAFAVLAAGAAGCIPTGVGRPRRWAAAPTGPAASNDG encoded by the coding sequence GTGCAGCCGCTGCGAACCTCTCCGGGCAGGCGGGACCGGTGGCCGCTGATCGGTGTCTGCGCCGCCTTCGTCGTCGCCACCATCGCCGGCTTGGCGTTCCACACCTGGGTCGGCTTCCTGGACCTCGAGGTGTACCGGGCGGGCGCCCGCACGATCCTGGCCGGGTATCCGCTGTATGCGACCGACCCGCTGATCGCCGGTCCGCAGGGCCTGGGGTTCACCTACCCGCCGTCGGCCGCACTGGCCTTCGTCCCGCTGGCGGTACTGCCGACGACGGCCGCGCAGGCCCTCTTCTTCCTGTCGTCGCTGGGCTGCCTGGGTGCGGTGCTGTGGATCGTGTGCAAGCGCCTGCGCCCCGAGCTCGACCGGCTGACCACGCTCACCGTGGTGATCGCCATGGTGACGCTGTTCGAGTTCATCGAACCGGTGCGCAGCACGCTGAGCTTCGGTCAGGTCAATCTGGTGCTGATGGCCGCGGTGGTGTTCGACACCCTCACCCGGGCCCGGCACTGGCCGCGCGGAATGCTGATCGGCATCGCGATGGCGATCAAGCTGACCCCCGCGGTGTTCCTGCTGTTCTTCCTGCTCCGGCGCGATTGGCGGGCGCTGGCCACCGCGCTGGCATCCGCCGCCGCGACGGTCGGCGCCGGGTGGCTGATCCTGCCGGCGGACTCGGCGCAGTACTGGCTGCAGACGGTGCGCGACACCCGCCGCATCGGCTCGTCGTGGTTCGCCAACAACCAGTCGTTCAACGGAATGCTGACCCGCCTGCCGCTACCGGAGGCCTGGCAGTCCGGCCTGTGGATTGCGCTGTCGGCGGTGGCGCTGCTGCTGGCGGTGCGGTGGATGCGACGGCTGCTGGAGGCCGGGCAGCCGGTCACCGCCGTGTTGGTCAATGCGGCGCTGGTGCTGCTGGTTTCGCCGATCTCCTGGAACCATCACTGGGTCTGGATCGCGCCGGCGCTGCTGGTCGCCGGCAACGCCGTCGTCGAAGGTGCCCGCAGTCCCTGGTTGGTCGGGACCGTCGCGCTGGCGGTGGTGGTCTTCACCGTCGGGCCGTCCGAGCGAATGCCGATGATGAACGACCGGGAACTCCACTGGTCCTGGTGGCAGCACGTCGTCGGCAACAGCTACCCGCTGTTGGCGTTCGCGGTCCTGGCCGCCGGCGCGGCCGGGTGCATCCCTACGGGTGTGGGTCGACCTCGACGCTGGGCGGCAGCGCCGACGGGTCCGGCTGCATCGAACGACGGATGA